A genomic segment from Bradyrhizobium sp. ISRA430 encodes:
- the ispG gene encoding flavodoxin-dependent (E)-4-hydroxy-3-methylbut-2-enyl-diphosphate synthase: protein MNKLENPLDSEIAGPAPRHQTTQVKVGDVTVGGGAPIVVQSMTNTDTADIDGTIAQVAALARAGSEMVRITVDREEAAAAVPHIRDGLRKRGITTPLIGDFHYIGHKLLAEHPACAEALAKYRINPGNVGFKDKRDTQFADIIEIANKNGKPVRIGANWGSLDQELLTKLMDENAASANPRDVRAVTREAMVQSALLSAARAEELGMSKDRIILSAKVSQVQDLIAVYQDLAARSDYAIHLGLTEAGMGSKGIVASSAALGILLQQGIGDTIRISLTPEPGGDRTREVQVGQELLQTMGFRTFVPLVAACPGCGRTTSTTFQELARSIQDFIRDEMPTWKTKYPGVEELNVAVMGCIVNGPGESKHANIGISLPGTGEAPAAPVFVDGKKFRTLRGPTIASDFKALVIDYIDQRYGQGVKVPVTAAE from the coding sequence ATGAACAAGCTCGAAAACCCCCTCGATTCCGAGATCGCGGGCCCCGCGCCCCGGCACCAGACCACCCAGGTCAAGGTCGGCGACGTCACTGTGGGCGGCGGCGCGCCGATCGTCGTGCAGTCGATGACCAACACCGACACCGCCGATATTGACGGCACCATCGCCCAGGTCGCAGCGCTCGCGCGCGCCGGCTCGGAAATGGTCCGCATCACAGTGGACCGCGAGGAGGCCGCAGCGGCCGTTCCGCACATCCGCGATGGACTGCGCAAGCGTGGCATCACCACGCCTCTGATCGGCGACTTCCACTATATTGGCCATAAGCTGCTCGCGGAGCATCCGGCCTGCGCCGAGGCGCTCGCCAAGTACCGCATCAATCCCGGTAACGTCGGCTTCAAGGACAAGCGCGACACGCAGTTCGCCGACATCATCGAGATCGCCAACAAGAACGGCAAGCCGGTGCGCATCGGCGCCAATTGGGGCTCGCTCGATCAGGAGCTCTTGACCAAGCTGATGGACGAGAACGCGGCGTCCGCCAATCCGCGCGACGTGCGCGCGGTGACGCGCGAGGCCATGGTGCAGTCCGCGCTGCTCTCGGCCGCCCGCGCCGAGGAGCTCGGCATGTCCAAGGACCGCATCATTCTCTCGGCTAAGGTCTCGCAGGTGCAGGACCTGATCGCGGTCTACCAGGATCTCGCGGCGCGCTCCGATTACGCCATCCATCTCGGTCTCACCGAGGCCGGCATGGGCTCGAAGGGCATCGTCGCCTCGTCCGCGGCGCTCGGCATCCTGTTGCAGCAGGGCATCGGCGACACCATCCGCATCTCGCTGACGCCGGAGCCGGGCGGCGACCGCACCCGCGAGGTGCAGGTCGGCCAGGAGCTGTTGCAGACCATGGGCTTCCGCACCTTCGTGCCGCTGGTTGCGGCCTGCCCGGGTTGCGGCCGCACCACCTCGACCACGTTCCAGGAGCTGGCCCGCTCGATCCAGGACTTCATCCGCGACGAGATGCCGACCTGGAAGACGAAATATCCCGGCGTCGAGGAGCTCAACGTCGCGGTGATGGGCTGCATCGTCAACGGCCCCGGCGAATCCAAGCACGCCAATATCGGCATCTCGCTCCCGGGCACCGGCGAAGCCCCGGCCGCCCCGGTCTTCGTCGACGGCAAGAAGTTCCGTACGCTGCGCGGGCCCACGATCGCGTCCGACTTCAAGGCGCTGGTGATCGACTACATCGATCAGCGCTACGGCCAGGGCGTCAAGGTCCCGGTGACCGCAGCGGAGTAG
- a CDS encoding DMT family transporter, translating to MSSPQAIPSAGRPLSAGAIALMLMLCLTWGFNQIAVKLVLPDIPPMLQATIRSIGALPVLFIIGSLRGVKFFEPDGTWKPGLVAGLMFGIEFVLIYQGIRFTSASRAVVFLYTAPFFVALGSYQVLGERLGGSQWLGLAVSFAGVALAIGVPQPDVDAKVLLGDLMIVGGASLWAATTLVAKGTRLRFAAPEKALGYQVATSIPILGLAAWLFGESITHTPAPLSLALLAFQAIWVVGTTFTLWFALVKTYSASKLSAFTFITPLFGVVGSYFIMHDNLSLAFGAAALLVIAGLFLVNRPSAAVQELPLPVPPARQGTPEPEAALDS from the coding sequence ATGTCCTCACCGCAAGCCATACCGTCCGCCGGCCGCCCTCTCAGTGCCGGCGCCATCGCCCTGATGCTGATGCTGTGCCTGACCTGGGGCTTCAACCAGATCGCGGTGAAGCTGGTGCTGCCGGACATCCCGCCGATGCTCCAGGCCACGATCCGCTCGATCGGCGCCCTGCCGGTGCTGTTCATCATCGGCAGCTTGCGCGGCGTCAAATTCTTCGAGCCCGACGGCACCTGGAAGCCCGGCCTCGTGGCCGGACTGATGTTCGGCATCGAGTTCGTGCTGATCTACCAGGGCATCCGCTTCACCTCGGCGTCCCGTGCGGTGGTGTTCCTCTACACCGCGCCGTTTTTCGTCGCGCTCGGCTCCTATCAGGTGCTCGGCGAGCGGCTTGGCGGATCGCAATGGCTGGGACTTGCCGTGAGCTTCGCCGGCGTCGCGCTCGCGATCGGCGTGCCGCAGCCGGATGTCGATGCGAAGGTGCTGCTCGGGGATCTCATGATCGTCGGCGGCGCTTCGCTGTGGGCCGCGACCACGCTGGTCGCCAAGGGCACGCGGCTGCGTTTCGCCGCACCGGAGAAGGCGCTCGGGTATCAGGTCGCGACCTCGATCCCGATCCTGGGCCTGGCGGCCTGGCTGTTCGGCGAATCGATCACCCACACGCCGGCGCCGCTGTCCCTGGCGCTGTTGGCGTTCCAGGCGATCTGGGTGGTCGGAACCACGTTCACGCTTTGGTTCGCGCTGGTGAAGACCTATTCGGCCAGTAAATTGTCGGCTTTTACCTTCATCACCCCTTTGTTTGGCGTGGTGGGTAGCTATTTCATCATGCACGACAACCTGAGCCTGGCGTTTGGGGCGGCTGCGCTCCTTGTAATTGCTGGGCTTTTTCTGGTTAACCGTCCGAGTGCGGCGGTTCAGGAGCTCCCTCTCCCGGTGCCACCCGCTCGCCAGGGAACTCCTGAACCGGAAGCCGCACTCGATTCATAA
- a CDS encoding transcriptional repressor: MSLAKPAFPAPDHDHGRCTADALAHAEEVCEQRAQKFTPIRRQVLAALLSSHRPLGAYEVIDELAKSMPRPAPITVYRALDFLMANGLVHRIESRNAYLACAAHDHDATSAVAFLICERCGLVGEIPSASFAPDLNAAARASGFAPKLSVVEITGTCTHCQKTS; the protein is encoded by the coding sequence ATGAGCCTCGCAAAACCGGCCTTTCCCGCGCCCGACCACGATCACGGCCGCTGCACCGCGGACGCGTTGGCGCATGCCGAGGAGGTCTGCGAGCAGCGCGCGCAGAAATTCACGCCGATCCGCCGCCAGGTGCTCGCGGCGTTGCTCTCGAGCCATCGCCCGCTCGGGGCCTATGAGGTGATCGATGAATTGGCCAAATCGATGCCGCGGCCGGCGCCGATCACGGTCTATCGCGCGCTCGATTTCTTGATGGCGAACGGCCTCGTGCATCGCATCGAGAGCCGCAACGCCTATCTCGCCTGCGCCGCCCATGACCATGACGCGACCTCGGCGGTGGCGTTCCTGATCTGCGAGCGCTGTGGCCTCGTCGGCGAAATCCCGTCAGCCTCCTTCGCGCCGGACCTCAACGCCGCCGCGCGCGCCTCGGGCTTCGCGCCGAAACTGTCCGTGGTCGAGATCACGGGCACCTGCACCCATTGTCAGAAGACTTCTTAA
- a CDS encoding MarR family transcriptional regulator: MSRGSVDQNFLFTLGELYRLLRVYADKEASRFGITRAQWAVLAKVERSEGMKQSELAELLEVQPITLTRLIDKLCDNDWIERRSDASDRRVKRLYLKKAGRQLLGRMSGLRSEITANALDGINPADAHRLLTQLETIKENVRNATQTSGAEQARKEQRYG; this comes from the coding sequence ATGAGCCGCGGATCCGTGGACCAGAACTTCCTGTTTACGCTTGGTGAACTCTATCGCCTGCTCCGCGTCTACGCCGACAAGGAGGCGTCGCGCTTTGGCATCACCCGTGCGCAATGGGCGGTGCTGGCCAAGGTCGAGCGCAGCGAGGGCATGAAGCAATCGGAGCTTGCCGAACTGCTCGAGGTGCAGCCGATCACGCTGACGCGCCTCATCGACAAGCTTTGCGACAACGACTGGATCGAGCGCCGCAGCGACGCTTCCGACCGCCGCGTCAAGCGCCTGTATCTCAAGAAGGCCGGGCGGCAATTGCTCGGACGGATGAGCGGGCTGCGGTCCGAGATCACCGCCAACGCGCTCGACGGCATCAATCCGGCGGACGCCCACCGTCTCCTCACCCAACTCGAAACAATCAAAGAAAACGTGCGTAACGCGACCCAGACCAGCGGGGCGGAGCAAGCGCGTAAGGAGCAGCGCTATGGCTGA